From a region of the Branchiostoma floridae strain S238N-H82 chromosome 13, Bfl_VNyyK, whole genome shotgun sequence genome:
- the LOC118429625 gene encoding UPF0764 protein C16orf89 homolog → MTSPGYQGYWLTHELFYLEIGEQAGCAHELAIHAAESGRRDGVGGMEAGYCANILREARGLAAAGFRQEDRDLFMEQALLCGLVGYRDFFRSSWLSAILSWQSPSGCFGYQATMERSQTRRVRRRERKLSGRCLSHKTGVAAGALAGYVRYILEYYRDLSQETAGSH, encoded by the exons atgacgtcacctgGTTACCAAGGTTACTGGCTGACGCACGAGCTGTTCTATTTGGAGATTGGTGAACAG gcTGGTTGCGCGCACGAGTTGGCGATCCACGCGGCGGAGAGCGGCCGGAGGGACGGGGTGGGCGGCATGGAGGCCGGGTACTGCGCCAACATCCTGCGGGAGGCCAGGGGCCTGGCCGCCGCCGGGTTCAGACAGGAGGACCGGGACCTCTTCATGGAGCAGG CATTACTCTGTGGCCTTGTCGGTTATCGGGACTTCTTCCGGTCGTCATGGTTATCAGCCATCTTGTCCTGGCAGTCTCCATCCGGGTGCTTTGGTTACCAGGCAACCATGGAACGATCCCAAACCAGACGGGTGCGGCGGCGAGAAAGGAAACTGTCAG GAAGATGTCTGTCCCACAAGACAGGCGTGGCGGCGGGCGCTCTGGCCGGGTATGTGCGCTACATATTGGAGTACTACCGGGACCTCTCACAGGAAACCGCGGGAAGTCACTGA
- the LOC118428636 gene encoding membrane-associated transporter protein-like, producing the protein MFVYREGPTHERAKSVEKLQGASVLENEDLDWSTMTAVLSRQSTDCAQLAPDSSRQLLGYRGDSWPMRDGVNVARPPPSEDLLGATGDMRPRNSGDRPGGEGDSRARDDGEVLGSSDGPWPRRTTCELLLNSSIMLGREFCYAVEAALVTPILLTIGLPKDLYSVVWIISPVLGFLLQPVLGSCSDRCRSWLGRRRPFILGFSVTILLGFLLFLFGDAIMDAAMPNDNTTWTIVVTMAGIVLFDFSADFIETPIRAYLLDTCGPRDRENGLKMQGVFAGIGGFLGYSFSGIDWEDTFLGRMLGSEYHVIFVFAATSFVITAFMNLSSIPEDTFRKHPTTAETVRRVGDKLENEKTGTRARSKPKHGKVVTLILGYESNGEVVMEPRYVSGYGATHDTRFPPNQTTHDVMTGTDGGITFAILDPVSHADRAPLPFRQHDRTYPILNTRNVLHDTPGENTPYDRDQSLLETSSSMGSSETLLDVDDALEEISAGETRRSAELPGKLTMATLVRSVVRMPGELLRLCVAHLLGWMAFLCIVLFYTDFMGRAVYHGNPHADRGSRSYRRYEEGVEMGSWGLAINALSCALYSVALRHLTKVLSLRTIYLMGYLIFSAGVGIMAILPGRVPSHHATLPLCAVLGIMYATLCTVPYTLVSQYAQARQNADGDVDGTRGMGIDVAMVTSMIQLAQIVVGALLGVVVSALGNVVAVPVCASTLGCLGCIVVAMFVKYDT; encoded by the exons ATGTTTGTATACAGGGAAGGCCCTACGCACGAGCGAGCGAAGTCCGTGGAAAAGCTCCAGGGCGCGTCGGTCCTAGAAAATGAAGACCTAGACTGGTCTACCATGACGGCTGTGTTGTCGAGGCAATCCACGGACTGTGCTCAGCTTGCACCGGACAGCAGCAGGCAGTTGCTCGGCTATAGAGGCGACTCATGGCCGATGAGAGACGGCGTGAACGTTGCGCGACCGCCGCCTAGTGAAGACCTGCTCGGTGCAACAGGTGATATGAGGCCGAGGAATAGTGGAGACAGACCCGGTGGCGAGGGCGACTCAAGGGCGAGAGACGACGGGGAAGTGCTCGGGAGTAGTGATGGACCCTGGCCGAGGAGAACCACATGTGAACTGCTGCTGAACAGTTCCATTATGCTGGGGAGGGAGTTCTGTTACGCGGTAGAG GCTGCCCTGGTGACCCCGATCCTCCTGACCATCGGGCTGCCCAAGGACCTGTACTCGGTGGTGTGGATCATCAGCCCCGTACTGGGCTTCCTGCTCCAGCCGGTACTCGGGTCGTGCAG TGACCGTTGCCGGAGCTGGCTGGGCCGACGTCGTCCCTTCATCCTGGGGTTCTCTGTCACCATCCTGCTCGGTTTCCTGCTCTTCCTGTTCGGGGACGCCATTATGGACGCCGCCATGCCTAATGAC AACACGACCTGGACCATCGTCGTGACCATGGCGGGCATCGTGCTCTTCGACTTCAGTGCAGACTTCATCGAAACACCCATCCGAGCCTACCTATTGGACACCTGCGGACCACGTGACCGGGAAAACGGGCTGAAGATGCAGGGAGTTTTTGCAG GTATCGGAGGCTTTCTGGGCTACTCGTTTAGCGGAATAGACTGGGAAGACACCTTCCTAGGGAGGATGCTGGGCTCCGAGTACCACGTCATCTTCGTGTTCGCCGCCACCTCCTTCGTCATCACCGCTTTCATGAACCTGTCGAGCATTCCCGAAGACACCTTCCGGAAACACCCGACGACCGCCGAAACGGTACGACGAGTGGGGGATAAACTTGAGAACGAGAAAACGGGAACGAGAGCAAGGAGTAAGCCCAAACACGGTAAGGTGGTCACGCTCATTCTCGGGTACGAGAGCAACGGAGAGGTCGTCATGGAGCCGAGGTACGTCAGCGGGTACGGCGCGACGCACGACACGCGGTTCCCGCCAAATCAGACGACACATGACGTCATGACGGGAACGGACGGCGGGATCACcttcgccatcttggatccggTGTCGCACGCAGACCGGGCCCCCTTGCCTTTCCGGCAGCACGACCGAACCTACCCCATTCTGAACACCCGTAACGTATTGCACGATACACCGGGCGAAAACACTCCCTACGATCGCGACCAATCTCTCCTCGAAACGTCCTCCTCCATGGGTTCGAGTGAGACCCTGTTGGACGTGGACGATGCCCTTGAGGAAATTTCCGCGGGAGAGACGAGACGTTCCGCAGAGTTGCCGGGGAAACTCACCATGGCAACGCTGGTTCGAAGCGTGGTGCGCATGCCCGGGGAGCTATTGCGCCTGTGCGTGGCGCATCTCCTGGGCTGGATGGCGTTCCTGTGTATCGTGCTGTTCTACACAGACTTCATGGGACGGGCCGTGTACCACGGGAACCCACATGCGGACAGGGGCAG CCGCTCCTACAGACGGTACGAGGAGGGGGTGGAGATGGGCAGCTGGGGCCTGGCTATCAACGCGCTGTCATGCGCACTGTACTCAG TTGCCCTCCGCCATCTTACGAAAGTTCTGAGCCTGCGCACTATCTACCTCATGGGCTATCTCATTTTCTCGGCGGGGGTGGGTATCATGGCGATCCTGCCGGGCCGTGTGCCGAGCCACCACGCCACGCTGCCGCTGTGTGCCGTGCTGGGGATCATGTACGCTACACTGTGCACCGTACCGTACACACTCGTCTCACAGTACGCACAGGCCAGGCAG AATGCTGATGGGGACGTCGACGGAACCCGGGGCATGGGGATCgacgttgccatggtgacgtcCATGATACAGCTGGCGCAGATCGTGGTCGGGGCGTTGCTAGGCGTGGTCGTCAGTGCTCTTGGCAACGTGGTGGCCGTCCCCGTCTGCGCAAGCACGCTGGGCTGCCTGGGCTGCATCGTGGTCGCCATGTTTGTCAAGTACGACACGTGA